One genomic segment of Bradyrhizobium prioriisuperbiae includes these proteins:
- a CDS encoding helix-turn-helix transcriptional regulator gives MAKRIQARKGSGNVFADLGLPNPEERMLKSSIVIELSRLIKQRGLTQLNAAKLVGISQPDMSHLLRGDFDDYSAERLMKMLTAFDQDVEIITRPHRRAGERGRIIFKPVAA, from the coding sequence ATGGCCAAACGTATTCAAGCTCGCAAAGGAAGCGGCAACGTCTTTGCCGATCTTGGCTTACCCAATCCCGAAGAGCGGATGCTGAAGTCCAGCATCGTGATTGAACTAAGCCGGCTCATCAAGCAGCGAGGCCTGACTCAGCTCAATGCGGCCAAGTTAGTGGGCATTTCCCAACCGGATATGTCGCATCTGCTCCGCGGCGACTTCGACGATTATTCAGCGGAACGTCTGATGAAGATGCTGACCGCCTTCGACCAGGATGTTGAGATCATCACGAGGCCCCACCGAAGGGCCGGCGAGCGCGGTCGTATTATTTTCAAGCCAGTAGCCGCGTAG
- a CDS encoding ferredoxin--NADP reductase encodes MSNFNQESVVSVHHWTDTLFSFKTTRDPSFRFRNGEFTMIGLKVNEKPLLRAYSVASANYEEQLEFFSIKVQDGPLTSRLQHLKEGDSIIVSRKATGTLVIDNLLDGRNLYLVGTGTGLAPFLSVIKDPETYERFEKVVLLHGCRHVKELAYGEMITETLPKDEMLGEMVRNQLIYYPTVTRDPFHNRGRITDLMSSGKLFSDVGLADLEAEKDRVMICGSPALLTDTKQLLLDRNFIEGNHGEPGHFVVEKAFAER; translated from the coding sequence ATGAGCAACTTCAATCAGGAAAGCGTTGTCAGCGTCCACCACTGGACCGATACCCTGTTCAGCTTCAAGACCACCCGCGATCCCTCGTTCCGTTTCCGCAACGGCGAATTCACCATGATCGGCCTGAAGGTCAACGAGAAGCCGCTGCTGCGCGCCTACAGCGTCGCCAGCGCGAACTACGAAGAGCAGCTCGAATTCTTCTCCATCAAGGTGCAGGACGGCCCGCTGACCTCCCGGCTGCAGCATCTCAAGGAAGGCGATTCCATCATCGTCAGCCGCAAGGCCACCGGCACCCTGGTGATCGACAACCTGCTTGACGGCCGCAACCTGTATCTGGTCGGCACCGGCACGGGTCTCGCGCCGTTCCTGAGCGTGATCAAGGATCCGGAGACCTACGAGCGTTTCGAGAAGGTCGTGCTGTTGCACGGCTGCCGCCACGTCAAGGAACTCGCTTATGGCGAGATGATCACCGAGACGCTGCCGAAGGACGAAATGCTCGGCGAGATGGTGCGCAACCAGCTGATCTATTACCCGACCGTGACCCGCGACCCCTTCCACAACCGCGGCCGCATCACCGACCTGATGTCATCGGGCAAGCTGTTCAGCGATGTCGGCCTGGCCGATTTGGAGGCCGAAAAGGATCGCGTCATGATCTGCGGCAGCCCGGCGCTGCTCACCGACACCAAGCAGCTGCTGCTCGATCGCAACTTCATCGAAGGCAACCACGGCGAGCCCGGCCACTTCGTGGTCGAGAAGGCTTTTGCCGAGCGCTGA
- a CDS encoding amidohydrolase family protein, whose product MAHDEPQAGGPSKLVIRNIGLLLSGDIDKPVHDADTIVADNGKISAIGRAKDLDTEGATTVIDANGTTVTPGLIDSHVHPVAGDWTPRQNQIGWIDSFLNGGVTTMISAGEVHMPGRPRDVVGVKAMAIFAQRAFDNFRPGGVKVHAGAPVIEPGMTEEDFKELAAAGVKLLGEVGLGGVKDGPTARKMVAWARKYGIQSTIHTGGPSIPGSGLIDADVVLEADTDVVGHINGGHTALPDGQIRCICEGCKRGLELVHNGNERAALYTLRIAREMGDLKRVILGTDAPAGSGVQPLGILRMVSLLSSLGDVPAEVAFCFATGNTARMRALDCGLIEVGRAADFVIMDKAQHSAGKNILDSVQLGDLPGIGMTIIDGIVRTQRSRNTPPATKVPEIVSKAH is encoded by the coding sequence ATGGCGCACGATGAACCGCAGGCAGGCGGCCCCAGCAAGCTGGTGATCCGCAATATCGGCCTGCTCCTGAGTGGCGATATCGACAAACCGGTTCACGACGCCGACACGATTGTTGCCGACAACGGCAAAATCAGCGCCATCGGGCGCGCCAAAGATCTGGATACCGAGGGCGCCACCACGGTGATCGACGCCAACGGTACCACGGTAACGCCCGGCCTGATCGACAGCCATGTGCACCCGGTGGCCGGCGACTGGACCCCCCGGCAGAACCAGATCGGCTGGATCGACAGTTTCCTGAACGGCGGCGTCACCACCATGATCTCCGCCGGCGAGGTCCATATGCCGGGACGTCCGCGGGACGTGGTCGGCGTCAAGGCGATGGCGATCTTTGCGCAACGCGCGTTCGACAATTTCCGCCCCGGCGGGGTCAAGGTCCATGCCGGCGCGCCGGTGATCGAACCGGGCATGACCGAGGAAGATTTCAAGGAACTGGCGGCGGCCGGCGTCAAGCTGCTCGGCGAAGTCGGCCTCGGCGGCGTCAAGGACGGCCCGACCGCGCGCAAGATGGTGGCCTGGGCGCGCAAATACGGCATCCAGAGCACCATCCACACCGGCGGCCCTTCGATCCCCGGCTCCGGGCTGATCGACGCCGACGTGGTGCTGGAGGCCGACACCGACGTGGTCGGCCACATCAATGGCGGCCACACGGCGCTCCCCGACGGCCAGATCCGCTGTATCTGCGAGGGCTGCAAGCGCGGCCTCGAGCTCGTGCACAACGGCAATGAACGCGCCGCGCTCTACACACTGCGGATCGCGCGCGAGATGGGCGACCTCAAGCGCGTCATCCTCGGCACCGATGCGCCGGCCGGCTCCGGCGTGCAGCCGCTTGGCATCCTGCGCATGGTGTCGCTGTTGTCATCGCTCGGCGATGTGCCGGCCGAGGTGGCCTTCTGCTTCGCCACCGGCAACACCGCACGGATGCGCGCGCTGGATTGCGGCCTGATCGAGGTGGGCCGCGCGGCCGATTTCGTCATCATGGACAAGGCCCAGCATTCGGCCGGCAAGAACATCCTGGACAGCGTGCAGCTCGGCGACCTGCCCGGCATCGGCATGACCATCATTGACGGAATCGTGCGCACCCAACGCAGCCGAAATACGCCGCCCGCCACCAAAGTGCCTGAAATCGTCTCTAAAGCCCACTAG
- a CDS encoding NAD(P)-dependent oxidoreductase, protein MRHPRIGFVGFGEAAQCFSSHLAAQGVKPILAYCQGQTNRPPYSEAFIAQAARCGVTLVDEIDDLSDMDVVFSAVVVASAGQMGEAIAEIIGPDTLVIDINASTPTTKKRVAEAVEARGGRFADSNLMGAVSLYGASVPLYTSGSGAARFFQIFTPLGFSIELAGSEAGKAAAVKMLRSVVTKGIETLVVEALTAASLAGVRQEVLRGICSTMDATTFSKFLDMCIRTDVLHAERRAVEMEGVRDGLQELGLEPVMTEAVVKRLRLSSDAALRSSFAERKSYSADDVLDAYHQKIVL, encoded by the coding sequence ATGCGGCATCCCAGGATTGGTTTTGTTGGTTTTGGAGAAGCCGCACAGTGCTTTTCATCCCACCTGGCAGCACAGGGCGTAAAGCCGATCCTGGCGTATTGCCAGGGCCAGACGAACAGACCGCCCTATTCCGAGGCCTTTATCGCCCAGGCCGCCCGATGCGGGGTCACATTGGTCGACGAGATTGACGATCTCAGCGACATGGATGTCGTCTTCTCGGCGGTGGTCGTCGCCTCGGCCGGACAGATGGGAGAAGCGATCGCTGAGATCATCGGGCCGGACACGCTGGTCATTGACATCAATGCTTCGACACCGACCACCAAGAAACGGGTCGCAGAGGCGGTCGAGGCGCGCGGCGGCCGGTTCGCCGACTCCAATCTGATGGGCGCCGTCAGCCTGTATGGCGCTTCCGTTCCGCTCTATACGTCGGGCAGCGGGGCGGCGCGGTTTTTTCAGATTTTTACGCCACTCGGCTTTTCCATCGAACTCGCAGGCTCCGAAGCGGGCAAGGCCGCCGCGGTCAAGATGCTGCGCAGCGTGGTGACAAAGGGAATCGAAACGCTGGTGGTGGAGGCCCTGACGGCGGCTTCATTGGCCGGCGTGCGGCAGGAAGTCCTACGCGGCATCTGTTCAACGATGGATGCGACAACCTTCAGCAAGTTCCTGGACATGTGCATCCGCACGGACGTGCTGCACGCCGAACGCCGGGCCGTCGAGATGGAAGGGGTCCGCGACGGCCTGCAGGAACTCGGCCTCGAACCGGTGATGACGGAAGCGGTCGTCAAGCGACTTCGTTTATCCTCCGACGCCGCGCTGCGCAGCAGCTTCGCTGAACGCAAAAGTTATAGCGCCGATGACGTCCTTGACGCCTATCATCAGAAGATCGTGCTGTAG
- a CDS encoding type II toxin-antitoxin system RelE/ParE family toxin — MSRKPPDLKECVFIGSSLKDLKAFPLKVQNRMGFALHQVQAGDEPLAAKALKGFGGRSILELVDDFDGDTYRAAYTVRFAKMVYVLHAFQKKSKKGIATPQRDLELIKARLRDAEVHYRELNEKGGR; from the coding sequence GTGAGCAGGAAGCCACCCGATCTCAAGGAATGTGTCTTTATTGGCTCCAGCCTTAAAGACCTCAAGGCGTTTCCGCTCAAGGTGCAGAATCGTATGGGATTCGCGTTGCATCAAGTGCAGGCGGGCGACGAGCCGCTCGCCGCGAAAGCGCTCAAGGGGTTCGGCGGGCGTTCGATTTTGGAGCTTGTGGACGATTTTGACGGAGACACCTATCGGGCGGCCTACACAGTCCGTTTTGCAAAGATGGTCTACGTGCTGCATGCCTTTCAGAAAAAATCGAAAAAAGGTATTGCGACGCCTCAGCGGGACCTTGAGCTCATCAAGGCGCGTCTACGGGATGCAGAGGTGCATTACCGCGAGCTGAATGAAAAAGGAGGGCGCTGA
- a CDS encoding LacI family DNA-binding transcriptional regulator, protein MRRNVTIRDVAAAADVAVGTVSRVLNDHHSVTKEIRERVQKTISTLGYQRNAIAQSMRSPRTKMVACAIRDFDIPAFASYVKAAEAAFRSAGYTFILASTSNAKNVELSLLQTFSQRRVDGVMMTMSDETDPDLVNAITNAAMPVVLIDRELVQSVDSVSADHRSGARQATEYLLSLGHRRIALLVGDPKAYPSRSRIEGYTEAHRSFGVQVDASLIRDRLLSNEATFRETSALLGRKERPTAIYAAGLDTLPGPLRAIRAADLVVGKDISVISGNDSDLAELNTPPITALRWDRSEMGRHAAEMLLDRIDQETQSPPRRIRLPVSLVVRGSCRAV, encoded by the coding sequence ATGAGACGCAACGTCACCATTCGCGATGTCGCGGCGGCGGCTGACGTCGCCGTTGGAACGGTGTCCCGCGTTTTGAACGATCACCATTCGGTGACCAAGGAAATACGCGAGCGCGTCCAGAAAACGATTTCGACTCTGGGCTATCAGCGAAACGCCATCGCCCAGAGCATGCGCAGCCCCCGAACCAAAATGGTCGCCTGCGCCATTCGCGACTTCGATATCCCGGCATTCGCCAGCTATGTGAAAGCAGCCGAGGCAGCCTTCCGCAGCGCCGGCTACACGTTCATTCTTGCAAGCACCTCGAACGCCAAGAACGTCGAGCTCTCCCTGCTGCAGACATTCAGCCAACGCCGCGTCGACGGCGTGATGATGACGATGAGCGACGAGACCGATCCCGATCTCGTCAACGCCATCACCAACGCCGCCATGCCGGTCGTGCTGATCGATCGCGAACTCGTCCAATCCGTGGACAGCGTCTCGGCCGATCATCGGTCCGGAGCCCGTCAAGCCACCGAATACCTGTTGTCGCTGGGACATCGCCGTATTGCACTGCTGGTCGGTGATCCGAAGGCCTATCCGTCCCGCAGCCGCATCGAGGGGTACACCGAAGCTCATCGTTCCTTCGGAGTTCAGGTTGATGCGTCTCTCATTCGCGACCGCCTGCTCTCGAACGAGGCGACGTTTCGCGAAACATCCGCCCTGCTTGGCCGCAAGGAGCGGCCGACAGCGATCTATGCCGCCGGTCTCGACACGCTGCCCGGCCCCCTGCGCGCGATCCGCGCGGCGGACCTGGTTGTGGGAAAGGACATTTCCGTCATCAGCGGAAACGACTCCGACCTGGCCGAACTCAACACACCACCGATCACGGCGTTGCGCTGGGACCGTTCGGAAATGGGCCGCCATGCCGCCGAAATGCTGCTGGACAGGATCGACCAGGAAACACAGTCGCCTCCCCGCCGCATCCGGCTTCCGGTTTCGCTGGTTGTCCGCGGCTCCTGCAGAGCCGTTTGA
- a CDS encoding aminotransferase class IV, whose translation MPVTDAAIPVTDSGYRRSDVTYDVVGVWQGAFFRLDDHINRFRTSMNSLRMTPPESDAQIKAILNRLVAMACLREAYVAMDCLRAAPPPGKTRHPSNCRSYLSCYAIPWVSVATPEMFARGLHLIIPKARRIPTESVDPTVKNFHWGDFTRGLIEAEDTGADYPVLLDFDDNVTEGSGFNVFCIIDGKVICPARGALEGVTRASVLEMCAELGIPTEVRDIHADEFRDSDEIFASTTAGGIMPASRIDGRIMNNDRPGPISARLKDLFWAKRAEGWHATSVDYSVATTGDSAP comes from the coding sequence ATGCCGGTCACGGACGCCGCCATTCCGGTGACGGACTCGGGCTACCGCCGATCCGATGTGACTTATGATGTCGTCGGCGTCTGGCAGGGCGCATTCTTCCGGCTCGACGATCATATCAACCGCTTCCGCACCTCGATGAACAGCCTGCGCATGACGCCGCCCGAGAGCGACGCGCAGATCAAGGCGATCCTCAATCGGCTGGTGGCGATGGCCTGTTTGCGCGAGGCGTATGTCGCGATGGATTGCCTTCGCGCCGCGCCACCGCCGGGAAAGACGCGGCATCCGTCGAACTGCCGCAGCTATCTGTCGTGTTACGCCATTCCCTGGGTGTCCGTCGCCACCCCCGAGATGTTCGCGCGCGGTTTGCATCTCATCATCCCCAAGGCGCGCCGGATTCCGACGGAAAGCGTCGATCCGACGGTGAAGAACTTCCACTGGGGCGACTTCACCCGCGGGCTGATCGAGGCGGAGGATACTGGAGCAGACTATCCGGTCCTGCTCGACTTCGACGACAACGTCACCGAAGGTTCGGGCTTCAACGTATTCTGCATCATCGACGGCAAGGTCATCTGCCCGGCACGCGGCGCGCTCGAAGGCGTGACCCGCGCATCGGTTCTGGAGATGTGTGCGGAACTCGGCATCCCCACCGAGGTGCGCGATATTCACGCCGACGAATTTCGCGATTCGGATGAGATCTTCGCCAGCACCACGGCGGGAGGCATCATGCCGGCGTCCCGCATCGACGGGCGCATCATGAACAACGACCGTCCCGGGCCGATCTCGGCGCGTCTGAAGGATCTGTTCTGGGCCAAGCGTGCCGAGGGCTGGCACGCCACATCCGTCGATTACTCCGTCGCCACCACTGGGGATTCCGCACCATGA
- a CDS encoding SDR family oxidoreductase: MIIVTGGTQGIGRAAAQCLAKAGHRILIAGRDSEAGDQAAREIEGATYMRADMSEEADCRALVDRAMQLGDGRIRGLVNNAGIGGRHEFGQTTANDWDTIMQVNARSVFLMTRFALDGLIAGQGAVVNVASVAGQVGEEKLAIYSASKAAVIGLTQSLALELGHLVRFNAICPGQVATRMMQTVLADDRKRRALELRIPSGRLATPEDVGEVIAWLISEQSGYVNGTVIPVDGGETAGLRTPRQLD, from the coding sequence ATGATCATCGTGACCGGCGGCACCCAGGGCATCGGGCGCGCGGCAGCACAATGCCTTGCCAAAGCAGGCCACCGCATCCTGATCGCCGGACGCGACAGCGAGGCCGGCGATCAGGCCGCACGCGAGATCGAAGGCGCGACTTATATGCGCGCCGACATGAGTGAGGAGGCCGACTGCCGGGCCCTGGTCGATCGCGCCATGCAATTGGGCGACGGCCGCATCCGCGGCCTGGTCAACAATGCCGGGATCGGCGGCCGCCATGAGTTCGGACAAACCACGGCCAATGATTGGGACACCATCATGCAGGTGAATGCCCGCAGCGTCTTCCTGATGACCCGCTTTGCCCTCGATGGGCTGATCGCGGGACAAGGCGCGGTGGTCAACGTCGCCTCGGTCGCCGGACAGGTCGGTGAAGAGAAGCTCGCGATCTACAGCGCCTCAAAGGCCGCGGTGATCGGGCTCACCCAGTCGCTGGCGCTGGAGCTCGGCCATCTCGTGCGTTTCAACGCCATCTGCCCCGGCCAAGTGGCCACACGGATGATGCAGACGGTGCTGGCCGACGATCGAAAACGCCGCGCGCTGGAGCTGCGGATTCCCTCCGGCCGTCTCGCGACCCCCGAAGATGTCGGCGAGGTCATCGCATGGCTGATCTCGGAGCAGTCCGGCTATGTGAACGGGACGGTGATCCCCGTCGATGGCGGCGAGACCGCCGGCCTGCGCACGCCGCGTCAACTGGACTGA